A window of Phragmites australis chromosome 2, lpPhrAust1.1, whole genome shotgun sequence genomic DNA:
AGAATTACCTTAGAAGTTTAATTTAGCAGGTGATCTAATCTACAGTTAcgttaaaaaagaaaattttaatcaGATGTCTACTTAGACTATCTTTAACGGTTTCACTTCATAACCGAATTTTCGTTCCCCTCATCGTTTTAACAgtttttcttcacgattttAGTTACGAATAGATTCTCAATACGATTCCTTTCAAGATGAGAttatctctcttttctcttcataatttatctcaaaataaagctgttagagatgaataaaaataaagaaaatgtgaatggaaaaaagaaaaaaaacgaaataaagaaaaaatagttaGTATAGTTTTAACACTTTTGACACTGGGTCCGCCAATGCCCCGACCTGCTGTGCCGTGAGCACCTTTCCAGATCGAACATGGGGCACCGCTGCAGGGGGGACGGCGGACGAGGCCGGACCGGAGGCCGTGTCCTTTCATGGCGACCCCTCCGCTATCGGCAACAATGCACTGTTGTTCGGTGTCGGGTCTCTTCGCATGCAATACATACACTAACACTACAGGGCACCCTATCCTACCCCGTGCCCGCATGATAGCAGGAAAATTTTATGTAGATTTATTATGACACGGACTAGTAGTCTAGTACTAGCTGGGGGCAGAACTGCAGGAAGCCTACTCTTGCGTAGGTTGTGCGGCAGAAGCGAGATTTATTATGACACGGACTAGTAGTACTAGTTGGGGGCAGTTTTCCCTCTGCTGAACCGAGTTGGGCACCAGGGACTGGCTCCACAAGGAGGCCGTCCGGCACGGACAATTATCGTAGCTCATAAATGAACAAGGACTGGCCTTCCTCACCTAGATTTCAGTGCTACTCTACCATGTGGTTTCATGGGTGGATCCGTGGATGGACTAATGGATAGGCTGGGATTTCAAATTGTTACGGGAGTCCCATCGTTCAAAACAAGGAACTGTACGGGAGATAACGTACGGGACAGAAAGGATCCTTCAAGATGGAGAGAAAATTGAGACAAGGGGCCTCCTCCAAATACGTAATTGTTTCAGATTCATACTGTACCAGCAAGTGATAATAATTGTCAATAGTGCACGCAACAGtaattagacaatatatgctACTATATCAAgtatattaatttatttttcaatttacgTATTCAATCGTCAAAACTGATATTACTAGTAATTTTGCGATCTTGAGAGTAAACATActgatttattttctttttaaatattAAGATTATAGAATATTACTGGTCCCTACATAGATTCCAACCCGTATCGTGATATTGTGGACACATTAGTTATGAAAATCATGCTCCTTATTCATGGATTGATGGAGACTATATATTAAAGCCCGGATACATTATTAATGGAAAATTGTACCTTCTTTTAAGCAAATAAATTAATACCTAACCGGAAAAGACATTCATGAACAGTTGGGCCTTCTTTTACAACAATTAGATCATTGAGTAACGAATTTCAAACTTGAGAGTTAACAGTGTTGAAAAGGAAACAGTCTAGTTAATTGgctttttcaattttttggaTGAATGGATAATAGCATTTTCTAACTTCGCATTTatcattcatttgattttagAGTGAAACCTATTTTCTGTCATAGAACGGTAGTTCTTGAATGTTCACCTTCGATCATCTTGgggtaattttgtaaaattttaacagtggtaaaagaaaaaggaaatgacATAGTAGTAAACTAATTATACTATACAATTGgctcaaaaaaatataatttacaAAATGAAAAAGATCAATCTCACTATGATGTACTTTATTTAGATAATTGAAGTACAATTCCCAGCCTCTATAGAGAAATATATATACCTTTTGTTTTCAAACTTAAATCGCATCTATTAGATAATTGAAGCTAAAATCTAAATAACCATATATGAGTAATTTAAAATCTCTCCCGAGATCAATAAACTCTTGTTAATAATATTTTTCGAATTCTTAAAGTCATTTTCGTAATTAAAGTCATAATTTAACTTACAGTGCTTTGATTTGTTTCTCTCAGGAAATTTACGTCGTGAGCAGCGAAAGCGCAAAGAGCGCCAGGCTGCCGCGAGACAAGTACCCGAAGCCACTCATCTTCCACGACGGCCGCCTCGCGTTCCTCCCCATCCCCACCGCTAtgctctccttcttcctcttcctgccgCTCGGCGTCATCCTCTCCGTCATCCGCATCAACATCGGCATCGTTCTCCCTTACAAAATCAACTTCCTAGCTGGCGCGCTCTTCGGCGTCCGCTTCCGCACCTCCGGCCTCCGCGTTCCGCCGGCCGGCAGCATGCGCAGGGGCGTCCTCTACGTGTGCACGCACCGGACACTGGTCGACCCCATCATGCTCACCACAGCACTGCAGAAGCCCGTGCCTGCCGTGACGTACAGCCTCAGCCGGCTGTCCGAGATGATCGCGCCCATCAAGACGGTGCGGCTGACGCGCGACCGCGCGCGGGACGCCGAGACGATGTCGCGGCTGCTGCAGCAGGGCGACCTCGCGGTCTGCCCCGAGGGCACCACGTGCCGCGAGCCCTACCTGCTGCGGTTCAGCCCGCTGTTCGCGGAGCTCGCCGACGACATGGAGCCCGTGGCGCTGGACGCGCAGGTGACGACGCTCTACGGCACGACTGCGAGCGGGCACAAGTGGCTGGACCCCGTGGTGTTCTTCGCCAACCCGGTGCCCTCGTACAGGGTGGAGTTCTTGGGCCCCGTGCCGCGGGAGTGGACGCGCGCCGGAGGCAGGAGCGGCGCGGAGGTGGCGAACTGGGTGCAatggcggctcggctcggcacTCGGGTTCGAGTGCACCGGGCTGACTCGCCGCGACAAGTACATGATGCTCGCCGGCAACGACGGCGTGGTCGCAAAGTAGAGGGCGCCGGGGGAGCGCTGCAGCATGTTGGGTGTGTTTTATGCATACACGCTGAGTAAATTATATTTGTCAAAATTAGTTACTGTAATTTGCATGGAAGTAATGAATCTTTTGGTTCGCTTGTGTAAAGAAAATTTGATTAGCAGCGAAAGCTAGATAGTCAAGTAGTATATGCTTGGGTTCGAATTCAAGTCAAATAGTATATATTTGATCGGATCGTTTTGCAGCATCATTTGCAAATGTTTCCAAACCGTTTTGCAGTATCAGCACATACCTGCAGCCAATTTACATGGGAGAACATGACCCTGCAATGTTAAAATTTCACAATGCATACTTCTCAAATTCAGAAGGTTTTGGGGTAAACTTTTCAGAACAGATTGATGCGGAGTTAAAACACACTTTTTAGGAAATATTCGTAGTGAAATCTAGAAACTATTCGGCATTTGCAAGTTGGTCCATGAACACGGAAGGGCGACGTTACGTGGGTCTACTCCCAAATTATATTCTTGATGAGAAGCGTGGGCACATGGAGTATTGTACACCACATACATATGAAAACACAAATATACTATCTCTAAGCAACTCATATGTGGAACATATACACCATATATGAGTCTTATAAACCACAATGTTTAATTTCTCCAAAAGATTCTGATGTTTGAAGTAGTAGGGGAAGCTTCTAATTTGAGATATTCGACGTAATTGTGTGTAGTAAATTGGATTTCTCCATGGTGATTCCTAAACAGCACTTAGCTAATTATTTTTGTGATTTCAGTCAATTTTTGGGCGTTGGATTTGCTCCAAGATTTGTGCTTAGTCACTGTGGGCTGCTTCTTTCCCTTAGGCCCTAGCCAAGTTCACTTTGTGGGCCTGTTGGGCTTCTTTGTGTTCTTAAGGTTGGCTGATGTgttggtttctttcttttcttttcttttttcttttgctgctTTGAATTGGATCCTCGTGGTTCTTTCAACCAGAACGTTGGAAATCAGTACAAAATTTTTAGTATTTGAAGTATAAACTTTATAATTACATTCATCtactaaaattatattttattttataatataatatgTGTTCATCAAGATGTAACTATTCGATATTTTGATGGAAGTAAGTTAGTGCAGTcttttgtttcttatttttctttgtctttCATTACTGCGAGTTGGTGGATTGGAACTGTTTAAGGGTCTGCTTGATTTTGCTGTAGCTTCATGTTGTTTTCATATGGAAAGTttataaataattatgtttTTTAGTAATTAAATCTCAGTTTCACAAATTAAATTTCATCTATACTTAATTTATAAGTAATTTTGCAGTGTGATTCTTTGTTAACTAAATTGAAACTTTTTGGTCGTTTGATAAAATTAACTTAGtgcattttgttttttgttgcTTTTAGTTTGTGGGTTGGGGATCCATTAAGGGAGGCAAACTAGGTTCGTGTCGCTTTCAAATGGCAGGTAGAAAAccattatgattttttaagtaaTTTCGATTTCATAAGTTAAATTTCATATATACTAAATTTAAAATGAATTTTACAATGTAATTATTTGTTTaactaaataatatattttcggTATTTTGATAAAAGTAACCAATACAGTTTTTtactttcttctttttcctttttttttttttgctgcttTGAGTTGATTGGTTGGAGACACGTTAAGGGAGGTAAAAATATCTTCGTGTTGCTTTCAGAAGGTAGGTTGGAAACCAATATGAATTGTCTTAATCATTTCAAATCTCAGTCTTATGAGTTATATTTCATCTatactaaaattataattaaCCTACAAGGTAATTCTTTGTTCATTAAACAAAATTATTTTGGTAAAAATAGCTTCATAtgctatattttatttcttttccaCAAGGAGTGAAAAAGGTTCAAAGCCTACGTACACCTATGCATGCTTGTGATCAGTTTTATAACTAAACGTGAGTTCGTCTAGATATCCTGAAagattcaattatattttttagcaGTTTTTG
This region includes:
- the LOC133908307 gene encoding glycerol-3-phosphate acyltransferase 1-like, with protein sequence MVFPTTLPKVAAQWLFTFYRAVRKLRRQLYYRNTAAKQSSVSQSQGAAHKGTGIIPDAADRTVVCDMHGALLRSTELFPYFMLVACEGGSLLRALLLLCSFPLVWALGECGGAGVRVMAFVTFAGLRPRDVDLVARAVMPKHYMEQLNALVYDRLWLPARRKVVVTSVPRVMAEWFLKEYLATDAVIGPEMQVVRVGHGRYFTGLLCGPVLEPELKQNFVREALGADGAMANVGVVGSSNPLDHLFVPYCKEIYVVSSESAKSARLPRDKYPKPLIFHDGRLAFLPIPTAMLSFFLFLPLGVILSVIRINIGIVLPYKINFLAGALFGVRFRTSGLRVPPAGSMRRGVLYVCTHRTLVDPIMLTTALQKPVPAVTYSLSRLSEMIAPIKTVRLTRDRARDAETMSRLLQQGDLAVCPEGTTCREPYLLRFSPLFAELADDMEPVALDAQVTTLYGTTASGHKWLDPVVFFANPVPSYRVEFLGPVPREWTRAGGRSGAEVANWVQWRLGSALGFECTGLTRRDKYMMLAGNDGVVAK